In Nocardia sp. NBC_00403, one DNA window encodes the following:
- a CDS encoding quinone-dependent dihydroorotate dehydrogenase has translation MYALLLRLMFLLPPERIHHLVFAAMKLADRFPPSRWAMSKVLVSDDPILRNTAFGVEFPAPLGLAAGFDKNADGVDAWAPLGFGFAEIGTVTARAQPGNPAPRLFRLPADHALINRMGFNNHGAAAAAEQLRGRRGGVPVGANIGKTKIVEPEGAAADYAISAALLGPLADFVVVNVSSPNTPGLRDLQAVESLRPVLQAVLDSVQVPVLVKIAPDLSDEDIDAVADLAVELRLAGIVATNTTIRRDGLHTPVAEVEAMGAGGLSGAPVAERSLDVLRRLYRRVGDRLVLISVGGIETPDQAWERILAGATLLQGYTGFIYGGPFWTRNIHRGIAARLRDNGYKSIADAIGAEHGDRS, from the coding sequence ATGTACGCACTGCTATTGCGCTTGATGTTCCTGCTACCGCCGGAACGCATCCACCATCTGGTCTTTGCCGCAATGAAACTGGCCGACCGCTTCCCGCCCTCGCGCTGGGCAATGTCGAAGGTCCTGGTTTCCGACGATCCCATTCTGCGCAACACCGCCTTCGGCGTCGAGTTCCCTGCGCCGCTCGGCTTGGCCGCCGGCTTCGACAAGAATGCCGACGGCGTCGACGCGTGGGCACCGCTCGGTTTCGGTTTCGCCGAGATCGGCACAGTGACCGCCCGGGCCCAGCCGGGCAATCCCGCCCCGCGACTGTTCCGGCTGCCCGCCGATCATGCCCTCATCAACCGGATGGGCTTCAACAATCACGGCGCGGCCGCCGCGGCCGAGCAGCTGCGTGGCCGCCGCGGCGGAGTCCCGGTCGGCGCGAACATCGGCAAAACGAAGATCGTCGAACCGGAGGGCGCCGCAGCCGATTACGCGATCAGCGCGGCGCTGCTCGGTCCACTCGCCGATTTCGTCGTTGTCAACGTGAGCTCTCCCAATACCCCCGGCCTGCGTGACCTGCAGGCCGTCGAATCGCTGCGCCCGGTGCTGCAGGCCGTGCTCGACAGCGTGCAGGTTCCGGTGCTGGTGAAGATCGCCCCCGATCTTTCCGACGAGGACATCGACGCGGTGGCAGACCTCGCGGTCGAACTGCGCCTGGCCGGCATCGTTGCCACCAATACCACCATCCGCCGCGACGGTCTGCACACTCCTGTCGCCGAGGTCGAAGCCATGGGCGCGGGCGGCCTGTCCGGTGCTCCCGTCGCCGAGCGCTCCCTCGATGTCCTGCGCCGCCTCTACCGCCGCGTCGGCGACCGCCTTGTCCTCATCTCCGTCGGCGGCATCGAAACCCCCGACCAGGCCTGGGAGCGGATCCTCGCGGGCGCTACCCTGCTGCAGGGCTACACCGGCTTCATCTACGGCGGCCCTTTCTGGACTCGCAACATCCATCGCGGCATCGCCGCCCGGCTGCGCGACAACGGGTACAAATCGATCGCC
- a CDS encoding DUF5703 family protein, with protein sequence MAPKDDQPPQHRRTRSHRAALPASWETTSDDYEYVPLRLPPEVNRVTASMRLAIQAEFGGWELSRVRAYTDGSRRVLLRRRKTALLPQPEPGM encoded by the coding sequence ATGGCGCCGAAGGATGACCAACCACCACAGCACCGAAGGACCCGCAGCCATCGCGCGGCGCTCCCCGCGAGCTGGGAAACCACCAGTGACGACTACGAATACGTGCCACTGCGACTACCGCCGGAGGTGAATCGGGTGACCGCGTCCATGCGGCTGGCCATTCAAGCCGAATTCGGCGGCTGGGAACTCTCTCGCGTGCGCGCCTATACAGACGGCAGCCGCCGAGTGCTGCTGCGCCGCCGAAAAACCGCGCTGCTACCCCAGCCCGAACCGGGGATGTGA